In Leptolyngbya sp. NIES-2104, the genomic window TCAAACACCCAAATTTGGCGACCCCGAACCGAATCCCCCTCCACCGCGTCGCGTCAACGTGCAAGATCCCATTTCATTCGTCCTGATCCGCGCCAAACCGGGCGAAGATCTTGACCAACTCAGACAGCGGCTCAAATCTGCCTTACCCAATACCCGCGTGTTTACCCAAGCCGAAATTGCCGACCTCACCCGCTCCTACTGGACCACTCGAACCGGAGTCGGCTTTGTGCTTGGACTCGGTGCCACCGTCGGCTTTATCGTCGGAATGGTCATCGTCGGTCAAATCCTTTACTCATCGGTTTCTGACCATATTCGCGAGTTTGGAACTCTCAAAGCGATGGGTGCGTCAAACTGGGTAATCTACAGCGTGATTCTAGAACAAGCGCTTTGGATGGCGGTCTTGGGATATCTTCCCAGCATTGCTCTGTGTCTTGGTTTGGGTGCGTGGACGCAAGCCTCGAATGGCATCATGATTCTAATCACACCTGCGACTGGAGTCGGAATCTTCGTCTTAACCGTCGTGATGTGCGTTGGATCTGCCCTATTTGCGGTGCAAAAAGTGACCAGAGTTGATCCCGCGATCGTGTTTAAAGCATGAGCTTGCTGGAAACTGCGAAGATCAGCGTAAAATTTTGAATTATCTTTACGCATCTGCACATGGATAGAAATCTTTCTCAATCCAAATGCACGACAATCGTTCACACATCTGTCACATGAATTCATCCCATAGCAGAATTTGAACTTCTAAAATAAACGTAAGGTCTAATCCCACAGGGGATGAAACGCCTGTCTTGACTCACTAAAGTTAGGGTCTGGTGCAATTCGTCTGGAGTTTAGTCACCTACGCTTGAAGTCATGAATGATTGGAACGTTTTGATACTGCTCCCCACACACCCTTTCTCATAAACTGTTTTCCTACCGTCTGTTAAACGAATGACTGCAACCTCGATAGATTTGATGTTTCGCGCTGAGAGTCGGGAGATCGAACCCGGCTCAAACAGCTTGGATTGGACAGATAAAGCGATCGCTGCTGGTGGGGTGGAGATGGTGTACCAGACCGGGGGCGAGCGCTATCAAGCATTGCGCCAGGTGGAGTTGACGGTGCGCTATGGCGACATTCAGCTTCTCATGGGTCCGTCTGGGTCGGGTAAAACGACGCTCCTGTCAATCCTGGCGGGAATTCTGACTCCGACAGGGGGTTCAGTTCGCCTGATGGGTCAAGACATTGCCAAGCTCTCTAGTGCAAAACTAGCTCAGTTCCGACTCAATAACATTGGCTTCATTTTTCAAGGCTTTAATTTATTTCCCGCCCTGAGCGCGATCGAGAACATTGAAGTTGCGCTCAATCTCAAAGGCATTCGAGGAACCGCAGCCCGCAAGGAAGCGTTAGAGCTATTGAATCAAGTGGGACTTGCCGATCGAGCGAAGCAACTTCCGAGAGATCTTTCCGGTGGACAAAAGCAGCGAGTCGCGATTGCTCGTGCGCTGGCAGGCAATCCGTCGCTCATTATGGCGGATGAACCGACAGCGGCGCTCGATTCTCATAACGGTCATGCAGTGATCGAACTTCTACGATCGCTAGCGAAAGAGAAAGGGCGGACGGTGCTGATTGTGACACACGATCCACGAATTGCCGATGTTGCAGATCATATTGCTTATTTGGAAGATGGAATTTTACAGAGGGATGGACGATCGGAAATCGATCGATTTCGAGAAACCCTAACTCGATGATTCAGGAAGCGGGAAATTAAGCCCGCTTTTTTGATGAAAAACCAACAACCTATCTTCAGGTAGATCGACTTTGCTGGTAGAACTTGATAGTTTATTCATGTGAGCGAAACGCAGCAAAGACTTCTTGAAAAGCGAACCGCTCACCCGCTGTTTCTATGATTGCCTCCTATAACGAAACCGAATTATCGGGAAAAGCCACTGCTTTTTCATAACCCTATCTAAACCAGTAAGAGCGCTACCAAGTCGGCAGCGCTCTTATTATTTTCGTGCCTGAATTACTTGTAAACTTCCGCCTGCATAAAGCCGCGATCGCTGCACTTGAAATCCAATTTCTTGCAACAATTCTTCAAGGTTTATTTTGATTAATTGCCATGCCGTTTCTGTCTCAAACAACCAGAAAAAGATCGCCAATCCAGGAATAAAAATTGGATTTGTTGGCTGATGAAAATCAACCATTGCAAACACGCCACCCGGTTTCAAAACCCGATACACTTCTTGCAAAATTTGCCGCAGTTGATCCACTCCCATTTCGTGCATCGCTGCACTGGTGTGAACTAAATCAAATGAGCAATCCTCGATCGGCATTTTTTCCGCAAACGCTTCAACGTATTCAGCTTCTGGAACATTCTGTTTTGCTCGACGAATCGAGAGCGGCGACGCATCTAATCCGGTGACATGGTGCGATCGCTTGACTAAAAATTGCGCTGTCTGTCCGCTTCCACAACAAAGATCGAGCACGTTAGTCTCAGGCTCGATCGATAATTCCTCCAGTGCCAACTGTCGAAATCGAGCTTCTCCGCCCACACTCAACGCCGCCACCCTCGAAATCCCGTCATACAACCACTGATACTGATAACTCCAATCTCTTAAAATCGTTGCCATTTCAATCCCCTTTCAGCCTTCTCAGTGCATTATCGACTGCAAGCTGTTGATCTCGCTGCGTAATCCACTGATGATACGTTCGCGTGTGCACCAGTACCGAATGCCCCATCATCTTCGCAGCAACCGTGTCAGATAGCCCGATGTGAATCGTTCTGACTGCCCAAGCATGACGCAAGTCATAAGGAGAAAAGGGCAACTCATAGCGGTGAAATTGCGTCGTGACTCGTTTTCCAACTTGCTGCAATGTGGTTTTACTTAAATCGGTTTCAACAGACGGCAATTGAACATCACGCAAGTTAAACGCCTCGATCCATTCAGGGTGAAATGCCCACACTTGGTGACTTCCGGTTTTCGTCGTGGGCAAAACTTCGATCGAGGTTTCCCCCTTGTTCAAGCCGCTTAAATTACAGTAAAACACCTCATGATTTCTCAGCCCAAAGGTTGCCATCATGCCATAAACAAACTGCCAAGCCGAATTCGGAATCGTTGCCCAAATCGCTAAAATCTCATCATCCGAAGGCAATTGACGCATCTGAGTCTGACTTGCCCCGTAGCGACCCGAAAGCGTTTTCAAATCTTTCGGCAGCGCTAAGTTGAGAAATTCGGCAAACGCGCTCAGAGTTGTACAACAGAGTTGGCGGCTGCGGGAATGATTTTTCGTCGCATCGATCGTTTTATAAATCACTTCAGTCAGCGTTAAAGATGGAGAATCGGCAGCGATCGCGCTTAACTTTCTCAAGTAGGGCGCATACGCACTCGTCCAAGTGGTTTTCGTGGATGCGGGATTGATCGATCGTTCTGGTTGCTCGAAAAAATATTGCTCGAATGCAGCAATTTGCTGATTCAAGGTTTGCTGACTTAATCGTTTTCCATCGGTAAATGTGAGATATTCTCGCCAATCAAACTTGTTCTGAATTAACTGCGCCGCGACGATTTTTGCTTCTTGTTCAATCTGTTTCAGCCCTGCGGGAGTTGCCGGAATTCCTAGACTTAGTCTCTGCTGATAAGGACGCAATCGAGAACTGTCTGGACGCGGTGGCAATGTTCCTCTAAGTGCCAATTTCACGCCTCGACGTTCCACTTGTAGACCCAATTGAGCCATCTTGAGACGCTGATTGAGTTGAACAATTCGGGCATCTAATGCCGCTAAATCTGCCATCGGTAAGCGGTACAAAAAAGTCAACTTGATACATTGATTAAACTCAGCGAGATTGTCACCAACCCCGCTGGTCTTCAAAACCGTGCTTGAAGGTCTTTCAGTTCACACGGCTCCTCAATATCTTGATACTTGTCACATATACCTTAACCTGAGTTCGGGATAAGGTTAGGTGCTTGGCAAATAGAACTCGCCCAGGCGTATGCGCCTCATTTCTTAACCCGAACTCAGGTTAGGATAAGAATAGGGAGCTTTACAACGTTTGGTGAAGTTCTGAGTCTATCCGCGATCGCCCCTGCACAAAATTATGGCTTTTTTCCGTCAATACATCGCCCCGCTGATCGTCGTTTTAGTGTTTGTGTTCTCGCTTGTGGTCGTGAGTGCACGAATTTTTCTACCGAATGATATGGCAGCGCCCGCCCCGATCGAAGAGGCGAATCCGACAAGCGATAAGGCTCAAACTCCGGATGATGCTGCGGTTGCAGGATTGCCTCCGAGCCTTGCTCCGTTTATTCAAGGTTTGCCCAACGACCCAGCACAGCTATAAATGACAGAGTGGGTGGAAGGATATCGGCTCGATCGTGGTTCTGGTGGAACCAAGGAACGCGATCGACTTTTGAATTTTATGCACCGGACTTACGCTGAACTGTTTCCGGGGGGCGAGTTTCCCTATCTTGAGCATGCCGTTCATCGATTTTTGTCTCCAGAAACGCCGCTGTGGTGGGTGCAGAAATCCAACGAAGCGCAATGGAATCCGGTAGCTGGATTGTGGCTAGGAAGCGCGATCGATCAAGGAACGGGGGATAGACAGGCGCATATTTTATTACTGTATGTGATGCCAGATCATCGACGAAAGGGCGTTGGAGCGGCGCTAGTGCGCTACGCTGAAACATGGGCAAAATCACGCGGCGATCGACAAATCGGGCTGCAAGTGTTTGAAACGAATTTGCCTGCCTTGGGACTTTATCGCGCTTTGGGTTATGAAACTCAGTCGCGGTGGATGACCAAATCGATCGAGAATGCTGAATAAGATAAGACCTATGTATAGCGACGACGAATTAAAAGTTTTAGATATTGAAGCTGATTTAGCCGATCCGTTAGACGAAATTCCTGCGATCGAAGATGAGGTTGCGCCGAAACCTGATCCCGATGAGATGCTTCCGCTACTGATGGCATCGGATATTCAACAGCGAATGTTGGCGGCGCGGGTGTTTTGTGATATTCAAGACGATCGAGCGATTCCGCAGTTGATCAATTTGTTGAGCGATCCTTGTCCGTTGGTGCGGGTGAGTGCGGCGTATGCGTTGGGACGAAATCCAAGTCCGGATGCGGTAGAACCGCTGATCGATCGCTATAACCAGGATTGGAATGGGTACGTGCGGAAGGGGATTGTTTGGGCATTGGGGAATTGTCGCGATCGTCGATCGCTCAATACGCTCACGGATGCGGTGAAGAACGATATTTCTGCGGTGCGTCTGTGGGCAGCGAGTTCTCTAGCGCAGATGGCGAGTTTGGGATATGACACGATCGTGGCTGCGGTTCCGCCTTTAATTGAAGGGCTGCGGCGTGATCCGGTGGCGGCGATTCGGAGTAATTGCGCTTGGTCGCTGGGTGAATTGTGTCGGGAAATGCCCTCGAATGTGGTGTATGCAACTGCGATCGATGCTTTGATCGAAGCGTTTGCGGAGGATGAGGATACCGGAGTGCGCGAGGATGCGAAATCTTCGATGTTGAAGGTTGGCGATGCACGCGGGTTGCAAGTGATTGAGACGCTGGAGCAGGAAGATTGGTTTTGATTTAAATCGGGCTACATATTTCAACCAGAATGCCGTCTAGGTCTCGTACATAAGCTACAATTTGTCCCCAAGGTTTTATTTTGGGTTCGACAACTGCGATCGCTCCCGCTTGTATGGCTTGGTCAAAAGCGGCGGGCACATCCTCTGAAACTAATCCGATTTCGATTCCTGCTGGAGGAGTCGATCGACTGTTGGGTAAGAATCCTTTGGGTAAGTTCGATTGGGCAAGGTCGATCGCAGCAAACGCGAGTGCTGTTCCACCCGTTTCCATTTCAGCATATTGATTGCTCTCATGAATGAAGCGCGGTTTTAAGCTGAATGCTTTCTCGTAGAAGGTGACGGATTCAGGAACATTCTGCACATAGAGAATCGTATAGGCGAATTTCATCTTGTTCCTCCTGGATGAAAATCAATTGAAGCAAGATTAGTACATGCGCTCGAATTAAGCAAGGGTTAGCTTTATTTCGCGCTCTGGATTGCGCTGTAGCATTGTTCGATCGATTGTTTCTCCCGTAACGCCTCAACTAATGCTTCATACGCTGATTGATGATTTTGCAACAGTTCTTTGGCTCTCAGAATCGAGAGTCTTTCTCGCTGCGGGAGTTCGGAAGCGGGAATGCCTAATTTAGTCAGAGTCTCGCGGAATTTTTGGCGATCGTCGTTTCCGCCTTGAGAAGTGCCGTACGCAATCTGTTCTGCTGCAATTCCCGACATCCAAACCGTACAATAGCGCTCGACTAATTGAGCCGATAGCTTGCCTTGCTTTAATTCGGCTTCGAGTTCTTGGGTGTCGAATTGTACGCCGCCTTGCCCGGATTGTCCTTGTCGAAAGGTTTCCCACGCGCTGAGGGTGTAGCCGACGACGGGAATTTCGAGCTGTTGGGCGGTAAGAAAATGTCCGGCTTCGTGGCGTAGAACGCGATCGCGATATTCAGGAGAGAATCGAGCAAACCAATCGAGCGCGATCGAGCCGAATTTGCCTTGCCATTGAAATGAATCGAGGGTGGCGAGTCCGAGAATGCTGAAGGTTGCGAGTGCGGGAATCGCAGGGGAAATGTGTAGTAGGGGACTGAGGAGCGTTGAGAGGGTCATCGTGAAGATGGCGATCGCAACGAGATTCAAAGCGGTTTCGTTCATGGTGAGGCGGGTTTGAATTCTTTGGCGCGGTAGAAGGTTTCTAGACTGTTTTTATCTCCGACAAATCGCCAGTGCCACGGTTCATACGTTACGCCTTGCTTGTTACCTTTGGGAAATGACATCTCAAAGTTATAGCGGGCGGCGTTGTTTTGGAGCCATTTGAAAGCAGCGGTTTGGTCGAAATCGGGACTGAGATTAGTGGCGGGGACGTTGCCGTCTCCGATGTCGATCGCGTATCCGGTGTGGTGTTCGCTGTGTCCTGGAGGAGCACTCACGAGTGCCCGTTCTTGCGGGGTTTGTTCACGTTCTGCTTTGACATCGAAGTAAACTTGCTCTTGTTCTTTTACCGAACGGAATCCAGACAAGGGATTGAGTGCGATACCTGCTGCGCTTGCCGCTTCTGACATTTCCTTAAATGCTCTTGCGGCGGGAATTCGCATTCTGATACCGCCATCGGCTGTGATCGCTTCTAGCTCGGATTGGGGGGCTTCTTCGTAGGGGAAGTGATTGAGCAATCGCCCATCGCTAGACGGTGAAGGAGAGGTAGACGCGATCGGGCTTGGAGAGGAGCTGACTTCGGGCGGGCGAGTTTGAGCGGCTTGATACGCAAACCAA contains:
- a CDS encoding N-acetyltransferase, whose amino-acid sequence is MTEWVEGYRLDRGSGGTKERDRLLNFMHRTYAELFPGGEFPYLEHAVHRFLSPETPLWWVQKSNEAQWNPVAGLWLGSAIDQGTGDRQAHILLLYVMPDHRRKGVGAALVRYAETWAKSRGDRQIGLQVFETNLPALGLYRALGYETQSRWMTKSIENAE
- a CDS encoding ABC transporter ATP-binding protein codes for the protein MFRAESREIEPGSNSLDWTDKAIAAGGVEMVYQTGGERYQALRQVELTVRYGDIQLLMGPSGSGKTTLLSILAGILTPTGGSVRLMGQDIAKLSSAKLAQFRLNNIGFIFQGFNLFPALSAIENIEVALNLKGIRGTAARKEALELLNQVGLADRAKQLPRDLSGGQKQRVAIARALAGNPSLIMADEPTAALDSHNGHAVIELLRSLAKEKGRTVLIVTHDPRIADVADHIAYLEDGILQRDGRSEIDRFRETLTR
- a CDS encoding class I SAM-dependent methyltransferase — encoded protein: MATILRDWSYQYQWLYDGISRVAALSVGGEARFRQLALEELSIEPETNVLDLCCGSGQTAQFLVKRSHHVTGLDASPLSIRRAKQNVPEAEYVEAFAEKMPIEDCSFDLVHTSAAMHEMGVDQLRQILQEVYRVLKPGGVFAMVDFHQPTNPIFIPGLAIFFWLFETETAWQLIKINLEELLQEIGFQVQRSRLYAGGSLQVIQARK
- a CDS encoding D-alanyl-D-alanine carboxypeptidase family protein; the encoded protein is MSNTSPPGKPPQDPPTFEDIPIAERETVVETVQKPRSLTWLWWLGGLSAIALLSIGGWFAYQAAQTRPPEVSSSPSPIASTSPSPSSDGRLLNHFPYEEAPQSELEAITADGGIRMRIPAARAFKEMSEAASAAGIALNPLSGFRSVKEQEQVYFDVKAEREQTPQERALVSAPPGHSEHHTGYAIDIGDGNVPATNLSPDFDQTAAFKWLQNNAARYNFEMSFPKGNKQGVTYEPWHWRFVGDKNSLETFYRAKEFKPASP
- a CDS encoding VOC family protein, which gives rise to MKFAYTILYVQNVPESVTFYEKAFSLKPRFIHESNQYAEMETGGTALAFAAIDLAQSNLPKGFLPNSRSTPPAGIEIGLVSEDVPAAFDQAIQAGAIAVVEPKIKPWGQIVAYVRDLDGILVEICSPI
- a CDS encoding HEAT repeat domain-containing protein is translated as MYSDDELKVLDIEADLADPLDEIPAIEDEVAPKPDPDEMLPLLMASDIQQRMLAARVFCDIQDDRAIPQLINLLSDPCPLVRVSAAYALGRNPSPDAVEPLIDRYNQDWNGYVRKGIVWALGNCRDRRSLNTLTDAVKNDISAVRLWAASSLAQMASLGYDTIVAAVPPLIEGLRRDPVAAIRSNCAWSLGELCREMPSNVVYATAIDALIEAFAEDEDTGVREDAKSSMLKVGDARGLQVIETLEQEDWF
- a CDS encoding site-specific integrase; this translates as MTFLYRLPMADLAALDARIVQLNQRLKMAQLGLQVERRGVKLALRGTLPPRPDSSRLRPYQQRLSLGIPATPAGLKQIEQEAKIVAAQLIQNKFDWREYLTFTDGKRLSQQTLNQQIAAFEQYFFEQPERSINPASTKTTWTSAYAPYLRKLSAIAADSPSLTLTEVIYKTIDATKNHSRSRQLCCTTLSAFAEFLNLALPKDLKTLSGRYGASQTQMRQLPSDDEILAIWATIPNSAWQFVYGMMATFGLRNHEVFYCNLSGLNKGETSIEVLPTTKTGSHQVWAFHPEWIEAFNLRDVQLPSVETDLSKTTLQQVGKRVTTQFHRYELPFSPYDLRHAWAVRTIHIGLSDTVAAKMMGHSVLVHTRTYHQWITQRDQQLAVDNALRRLKGD